The Brassica napus cultivar Da-Ae chromosome C7, Da-Ae, whole genome shotgun sequence genomic interval acgatattttcagactaatttttggtgcactcgatttaaccccaacggtcacaaagaaaatttttcaaaaatttcccctttctccaacggtcatgaacagtaattttcatctataaatacaactcattttcactccatttcatcatccaaaacatttcatcttctctcaaaaatttcaaatcgctctcctccgatttttcatttcaagaaagatgattcgcgcacttttgtttttatgtgccatttttatttgtgtttctatttatggttcattcgttggagaatttactccgagtgaatttaagatgaatatcggtttaattttatttacatcgcttctccttgtaattgcttgtatgattaatgtaaacggtttttaaattatgaagttctaataaaattactattttgtgttttagaaatacaaatggcaaacatcgagaaactccagttcccggctctaaaagtaaccggcgaaaactatgtcagatgggtcacaaatgtgaaaccttatcttgtaataaaaaagatatctGAAGCTATaaaagtcggtaacaaatcgccacccgagcatatagccgaggcgataatcttcctgaagaagcacttagatgagaatctaactcacgactatggagacgttgaggacccatctgtactatggcaagccttgaaagacagattcgataatcaaaaggaaatcaatctccctcacgctcttgaagagtggaaaaccctgaggtttcaggatttccaaagggttagagattacaattccactatcttgaggatagttgcacaattaaaatattgtggtaaccctgtcaccgaagcagaaatgcttgacaagacatacaataccttccacaaagaacacaacgtcttatcccgaatttacagaaaatgtgggtacaccaaattttctgaattgatggtaacactcatgttggctgaaaagaacgatgagttactaatcaaaaaccataattcccgacccacgggagccaaggcatttcccgaagtgaatgctacggcggtagaatattcgggaaggagaaaccataccaatcgaggtcgtggtcggcgtttcaacaacaaacgtggaaagccttactatcctaaaagtattagatctaacaaatgggttagatctgaacaacctcataaaggcaaagaaaccgaagaggataccacaaagaaaagtgagactgtatgttacagatgtggatgtaaaggacattggtcccgtacctgtcgtactcccccacatttgtgcaagttatatcaagaatccataaaaggaaaggctaaagaggtgaacctcacggaaaacgttgaagggacctcataccttgaatcctctgatttcgcaaatgagctggactagaatactcttgaagagtacggaaatgtttctaataagactgctgaatagtcctcatttgtaatgtataataattatgttttcaaagaataatgttgttttaacaacaatatttgtataattattgtgtgttttctttatataatcaatgaataaatttcacgtttcacttttatttaatgtttatgataatttcagaaatggatcaaaatactaatggagcaaaatccaagaaacggattcgtgaaatatgcataccagatagtggaacaacgcacactattctgagacaaaagagatatttctctgatataaaaccgacaagaattgtcgtcaatacaatatcaggtcctgcagacgtgattgaaggaactggtaaagcaaactttactttgccgaatggaacaaaattttccataaataatgctttatactctccgagttctaaaaggaatttgttgagttttaaagacatatatcttcacggatatgatactcagtctgcaactgaggatggaaagaaatacatgtatgtaatttctgaaaaatgtggcagaaaacacatattggaaaagtttccagaacttccttcgggattacatcatacttatatcgatgagatcgaatcaaatcttgtagtaaaacggaacccagaagagttcacgttatggcatgatcgccttggccacccaggcactacaatgatgcgtaaaatcatagaaagttcacatggtcatccattgaaaatccaggagatttctcaagggaataaaatgacatgtgttgcatgttctctaggaaaattgatcgtaaggccatcgccaaccaaaatcgataaagaatcaccaaagttccttgaaagaattcaaggtgatatatgtggaccgatacatccaccatgtggaccattccactattttatggtattaattgacgcatccagtagatggtcacacgtttgtctattatcatctcgaaatgtggcatttgcgagatttctaactcagataatcaaactgcgagcacagtttcctgattatactattaaaagagttagactagacaacgctggtgaattcacatcccaagcattcaatgactattgtatggtaatgggaattgaagttgaacattcggttgctcatgttcatacgcaaaatggtttggctgaatctttaattaagcgtctgcaattgattgcaagaccattgatcatgagatcaaaacttccaacctctgtatggggacatgccattttgcatgcagaagcactcattcggatcagaccgagtgcataccataagtattctccactacagttagcgtttggtcgagaaccaaacatttcccactttagaatctttggttgtgcggtatatgtgcctgtagcaccaccacaacgaacaaagatgggaccacaaagaaggttgggaatatatgttggttgtgattctccatcaattataagatacctagaaccacagactggtgacgtctttacagcacgttttgctgattgtcattttgacgaaaatgtattcccagttctagggggagaaaacaaaaatgttggaagtgatataaaatggagtgtaccatcattgttatatcttgatcctccttctaaagagtcagaactagaagttcgacgaattatgcatttacagagtatagctaaccagctacctgatgcatttgcagataccaagacggtaactaaatctcatataccagctgcaaatgctcctgctcgtatcaaaatgccaaatgaacaagaaaaggaggatgacacacgagagccaaaaacacgcctgaagcgtggtagacctgctggttctaaggataagaatcctaggaaacagaagaaagctgaaatatatgatgcacccaaaatagcagaaaatattttggaagaaataaatgataaggactctgatgaatcagagcatcatgaatcgaaagataatcatgagatttctattaattacatccataataaaaggatatggaatagaaatgaacaaaatgaccttgatgatgctttctcatatatcgtgtcaagtgaggtaaatgaagataccgatgatccagaaccgaaatccatatatgaatgtcaaaagagacatgattggaataaatggaaagaagcaatacaaatcgaacttgattcgcttaacaaacgaaaagtgtttggatctattgtactcacacctgaagatgtgagaccagttgggtacagatggattttcgttcgaaaacgaaatgagaaaaatgagattacaaggtataaagctcgccttgtagcccaaggattttctcaaagacctggtattgattatgaggaaacatattctcctgtaatggatgcgatcacatttagattcctgatgagtctagccgctgataaaaatcttgagatgcgtctcatggatgttgttacagcttatctatacggatcattagatactgatatctacatgaaaatccctgatggatttaaaatgccagaagcattaagttccaaacctaaagagttatgtgcaataaaattgcaaagatcattatatgggttaaaacaatctggacgtatgtggtacaatcgtctcagtgaacatttaacaaaagaaggatatgtgaatgatcctatatgcccatgtgttttcatcaagaaaacaacatccggatttgtgataatcgcggtatatgttgatgatctaaatattattggaactcaaaaagaaatacaaaaggcatcagactatctcaaaggagaatttgagatgaaagatcttggacagacacagtattgtcttggcctacaaatagaacattcacaaaatggtatatttgtgcatcaatccacatacactaaaagagtgttgaaacgatttaacatggataaatcaactcctcttagcaccccaatggtcgttagatcacttaacattgaaagtgatccatttcgaccacctgaggaaaaagaagagatacttggtccggaagtaccatatctaagtgcaattggagcgttgatgtaccttgcaaattgtacacggcctgatatatcattcactgttaatcttctagcaagatttagctcatctccaacacgaagacattggaatggaattaaacatgtctttcgttacctacaagggactattgatttaggcttattttaccctaaagattcaaatggtcaaatggttggttttgcagatgcaggatatctttcagatccacacaaagcccgatcgcaaacaggatatgtttttacgatcggaggcactgctatatcttggcgttctcagaaacaaacgcttgtggctacctcttcaaatcatgctgagatcatcgcactccatgaagcaagtaaagaatgtgtatggctaagatcaataagccaacacatttgttcaagtagtgggattgacaaaagtacggggccaactattctatatgaagacaatgcagcatgtgttgctcaaacgaaggaaggatatatcaaaagtgatagaacaaaacatatacatccaaagttcttctcatacactcaagagctcgagaagaagaaagagattgaagtaagatatgtccgatcatgcgacaatgcagccgacctcttcacaaaatcactccctacttcggtattcagaaaacatgtccataacattggaatgcgtcatcagaaggatctatgactgctcaatcgagggggagcttacgtagttgtactctttttacctaactatggtttttcccattgggttttcctagaaaggtttttaacgaggcaacaaagacgttaagcgagagcggagagtgacaccggtccccaaggagagtgttacgaaacttaatacaagatggatgatcaagggggagtgttataagataaactttgaaatg includes:
- the LOC125589852 gene encoding uncharacterized protein LOC125589852, which gives rise to MANIEKLQFPALKVTGENYVRWVTNVKPYLVIKKISEAIKVGNKSPPEHIAEAIIFLKKHLDENLTHDYGDVEDPSVLWQALKDRFDNQKEINLPHALEEWKTLRFQDFQRVRDYNSTILRIVAQLKYCGNPVTEAEMLDKTYNTFHKEHNVLSRIYRKCGYTKFSELMVTLMLAEKNDELLIKNHNSRPTGAKAFPEVNATAVEYSGRRNHTNRGRGRRFNNKRGKPYYPKSIRSNKWVRSEQPHKGKETEEDTTKKSETVCYRCGCKGHWSRTCRTPPHLCKLYQESIKGKAKEVNLTENVEGTSYLESSDFANELD